One window from the genome of Deltaproteobacteria bacterium encodes:
- a CDS encoding phytanoyl-CoA dioxygenase family protein: MPKVLTQEQVDAYRRDGFLFPVRIMDGKSAHALRGKLEDVEQTIGGELQERYRIKAHLPFPWLNELIRNPVMLDAVEDIIGPNILCWGSSFFTKNAHDPRFVSWHQDTTYYGLEPRETLTAWFAFTDSKVESGCMRVIPGSHSEGARRHVETFAENNLLSRGQTIADVDESKAVDIELNAGEISFHSETVIHGSNPNQSDDRRLGYSIHFIAPHVHQTLFDHASAALLRGVDTHGHWEAEPVAREDFDPQCLAALDRNHQQYKANKQEA, translated from the coding sequence ATGCCCAAGGTACTGACACAAGAACAGGTGGACGCCTACCGCCGCGACGGATTTCTGTTCCCCGTGCGCATCATGGACGGGAAGTCCGCGCATGCGTTGAGAGGCAAGCTGGAGGACGTGGAGCAAACCATCGGCGGCGAGCTTCAGGAGCGCTACCGAATCAAGGCCCATCTCCCCTTCCCCTGGCTCAACGAACTGATCCGGAACCCGGTGATGCTCGACGCGGTGGAGGACATCATCGGGCCTAACATCCTGTGCTGGGGCTCCAGCTTCTTCACCAAGAACGCCCATGATCCCCGGTTCGTTTCCTGGCACCAGGACACCACCTACTACGGGCTCGAGCCGCGGGAGACCCTGACCGCCTGGTTCGCGTTCACCGACAGCAAGGTCGAGAGCGGCTGCATGCGGGTGATCCCCGGCTCCCACAGCGAGGGCGCCCGCCGGCACGTGGAGACCTTCGCCGAGAACAACCTCCTCTCCAGGGGTCAGACCATCGCGGACGTGGACGAGTCCAAGGCGGTGGACATTGAGTTGAACGCCGGCGAGATCTCGTTCCACAGCGAGACCGTGATCCACGGCTCCAATCCCAACCAGTCGGACGACCGGCGGCTGGGCTACTCCATCCACTTCATCGCCCCGCACGTGCACCAGACACTCTTCGACCACGCCAGCGCGGCCCTGCTTCGCGGCGTCGACACCCACGGTCACTGGGAGGCCGAGCCGGTGGCGAGGGAAGACTTCGACCCCCAGTGCCTCGCCGCCCTTGACCGCAACCACCAGCAATACAAGGCCAACAAGCAGGAGGCGTGA
- a CDS encoding FAD-dependent monooxygenase has protein sequence MSADRVLVAGAGPVGLVVALYLSQHDIPVTVLEAETALPETLRASTFHPPTLDMLASTGVMGDFLAMGLKAPTLQYRDRAGCIAEFDFGRISDVTAHPYRLQCEQFKLNRLLYEKLLTLPGVDVLFASEVTGVEEEDGTSVTAVVGQGGETRRYRGRYLVGADGARSNVRKALDVAFEGFTWPERFLVVSTPFRFDEHFAGLAPVSYFADPVEWFFLLRVPGLWRVMFPTRPEESDDDVLSDASVERRLQSVLPTGTPYLVEHRTLYPVHQRVAARYRKGRAFLAGDAAHINNPLGGMGMNGGIHDGYNLAERLVRVWQGKAPDSELDGYERQRRPIALEYANVHSTRNKLNLEARDPDRQEQFRRTMRETATDPKKAYDYLLQVSMIASLRQAARL, from the coding sequence ATGAGCGCTGATCGCGTGCTGGTGGCGGGCGCCGGGCCGGTGGGGCTGGTGGTGGCGCTGTACCTGTCGCAGCACGACATACCCGTAACCGTGCTGGAGGCGGAGACGGCGCTGCCGGAGACGCTGCGCGCCTCCACGTTCCACCCCCCTACCCTCGACATGCTCGCGTCCACCGGCGTGATGGGCGACTTCCTGGCGATGGGGCTCAAGGCCCCCACCCTCCAGTACCGCGACCGCGCCGGCTGCATCGCGGAGTTCGACTTCGGACGGATCTCCGACGTCACCGCGCACCCCTACCGGCTCCAGTGCGAGCAGTTCAAGCTCAACCGCCTGCTCTACGAGAAGCTCTTGACCCTTCCCGGCGTGGATGTGCTCTTCGCGAGCGAAGTGACCGGAGTGGAGGAGGAGGACGGGACGTCGGTGACCGCGGTGGTGGGGCAAGGAGGTGAGACCCGCCGCTACCGAGGTCGCTACCTGGTAGGCGCCGACGGCGCCCGCAGCAACGTCCGAAAGGCGCTGGACGTTGCCTTTGAAGGGTTCACCTGGCCCGAGCGCTTCCTGGTGGTGAGCACGCCGTTCCGCTTCGATGAGCACTTCGCCGGGCTGGCGCCAGTGAGCTACTTCGCCGATCCGGTGGAGTGGTTCTTCCTGCTGCGGGTGCCCGGACTGTGGCGCGTGATGTTCCCCACCCGGCCGGAAGAGAGCGACGACGACGTGCTGAGCGACGCCAGCGTCGAGCGCCGTCTCCAGAGCGTCCTCCCGACCGGAACGCCCTACCTGGTGGAACACCGCACCCTCTATCCCGTGCACCAGCGCGTGGCCGCGCGCTACCGCAAAGGGCGCGCGTTCCTCGCCGGCGACGCCGCCCACATCAACAATCCGCTGGGAGGCATGGGCATGAACGGCGGCATCCACGACGGCTACAACCTCGCCGAAAGGCTCGTTCGGGTATGGCAAGGCAAGGCGCCGGACTCGGAACTCGACGGCTACGAGCGCCAGCGCCGCCCCATCGCGCTGGAGTACGCCAACGTCCACTCCACCCGCAACAAGCTCAACCTGGAAGCCCGGGACCCGGACCGCCAGGAGCAGTTCCGCCGCACCATGCGGGAAACCGCGACGGACCCGAAGAAAGCCTACGACTACCTGCTGCAGGTCTCGATGATCGCCAGCCTGAGACAGGCGGCGCGGCTGTAA
- a CDS encoding LLM class flavin-dependent oxidoreductase: MSKKLSFGILLPTRGVILAKTAIPDLSPVFNLADAVEQAGYDSVWIGDSVTAKSRLEVISTLGALAVKTQRVKIGTAVLLAAMRNPVVLAQALASVDVLCAGRLICGVGVSRNDKMFEEEYTACGVPFNQKAGRLSQVLKIMKMLWAGDEVTHPNKYYTIENISLLPKPVQRPGVPLWVSSNDVDSGLKRVALHGDAWITNIPSLQVFKESRKKMEDFASDAGRNPDDIHRCLYLTIHIDPDAEKARREGGAFLEAYYHKTYEEVAAQLVVKAGGTNEVVDFINEYADAGIQTFIVRFAAKDQFQHLDVCNEHIMPHFR; encoded by the coding sequence ATGAGCAAGAAACTCAGCTTCGGCATCCTGCTACCGACCCGCGGGGTCATCCTCGCCAAGACCGCGATCCCGGATTTGAGCCCTGTCTTCAACCTCGCCGACGCGGTGGAACAGGCCGGCTACGACTCGGTGTGGATCGGCGACAGCGTCACCGCCAAGTCGCGGCTGGAGGTCATCAGCACCCTGGGCGCGCTGGCGGTCAAGACCCAGCGGGTCAAGATCGGCACCGCGGTGCTGCTCGCGGCCATGCGCAACCCGGTGGTGCTGGCGCAGGCCCTGGCCAGCGTCGACGTGCTGTGCGCCGGACGCCTGATCTGCGGCGTGGGCGTGTCGCGCAACGACAAGATGTTCGAGGAGGAGTACACGGCGTGCGGCGTGCCCTTCAACCAGAAGGCCGGACGGCTGAGCCAAGTGCTCAAGATCATGAAGATGCTGTGGGCCGGGGACGAAGTCACCCACCCCAACAAGTACTACACCATCGAGAACATCTCGCTCTTGCCCAAGCCGGTGCAACGGCCCGGCGTCCCATTGTGGGTGTCCAGCAACGACGTGGACAGCGGGCTCAAGCGTGTCGCGCTCCACGGCGACGCCTGGATCACCAACATCCCGTCGCTCCAGGTGTTCAAGGAGTCGCGGAAGAAGATGGAAGACTTCGCCAGCGACGCCGGACGCAACCCCGACGACATCCACCGCTGCCTGTACCTCACCATCCACATCGATCCCGACGCCGAGAAGGCGCGGCGCGAAGGCGGCGCCTTCCTGGAGGCCTACTACCACAAGACCTACGAGGAGGTGGCCGCGCAACTGGTGGTCAAGGCCGGCGGCACCAACGAGGTGGTGGACTTCATCAACGAGTACGCCGACGCCGGCATCCAGACCTTCATCGTGCGCTTCGCCGCCAAGGACCAGTTCCAGCACCTGGACGTGTGCAACGAGCACATCATGCCGCACTTCCGGTAG